A stretch of Pygocentrus nattereri isolate fPygNat1 chromosome 8, fPygNat1.pri, whole genome shotgun sequence DNA encodes these proteins:
- the grhpra gene encoding glyoxylate reductase/hydroxypyruvate reductase has translation MSAQPVLRVFVTRRIPQEGLELLQRAAVCTVSLWDSDEPVPRAELLKGVEGAHGLLCLLSDRIDAEVLDAAGPNLKVISTMSVGFDHLAIDEIKKREIRVGYTPDVLTDATAELTVALLLATARRLPEGIQEVKSGGWSSWKPLWLCGYGLSGSTVGVIGLGRIGLAVARRLKPFGVKRLLYSGRQPKPQAQEVDGEYVPLDSLLCESDFVVVSCALSPETQGLCDKAFFTKMKTTAVFINTSRGAVVNQEDLYEALTAGQIAAAGLDVTTPEPLPTDHPLLALKNCVVLPHIGSATYSTRGIMAKLTANNLLAGLTGEAMPSELKL, from the exons ATGAGCGCACAGCCTGTGCTGAGAGTGTTCGTGACAAGGAGGATTCCTCAGGAGGGACTGGAGCTCCTGCAGAGAGCGGCAGT ATGCACTGTGTCGCTGTGGGACTCAGATGAGCCTGTTCCTCGGGCAGAGCTCCTCAAGGGTGTGGAAGGAGCTCATGGTCTTCTCTGCCTGCTGTCTGACCGCATTGATGCTGAGGTGCTGGACGCAGCTG GCCCCAACCTGAAAGTGATCAGCACAATGTCTGTGGGATTCGACCACCTTGCCATTGATGAGATAAAGAAACG ggAGATAAGGGTGGGCTACACTCCAGACGTGTTGACAGATGCGACAGCTGAGCTGACAGTAGCTCTGCTATTGGCTACTGCTCGACGCCTACCTGAGGGCATACAGGAGGTGAAAAG TGGTGGCTGGAGCTCATGGAAGCCACTGTGGCTGTGCGGTTATGGCCTTTCCGGCAGTACGGTTGGGGTTATCGGTCTGGGACGCATAG GCCTGGCCGTTGCACGCAGGCTGAAGCCATTCGGGGTGAAGAGGCTGCTTTACTCAGGGCGGCAGCCGAAACCACAGGCCCAAGAGGTGGACGGAGAATATG TGCCGTTGGACTCCCTGCTGTGTGAAAGCGACTTTGTCGTGGTGTCGTGTGCTTTGTCTCCTGAGACTCAGGGTCTGTGTGATAAAGCCTTTTTCACCAAGATGAAGACGACGGCGGTCTTCATCAACACCAGCAG AGGAGCTGTTGTAAATCAGGAGGACCTGTATGAAGCCCTTACTGCTGGTCAGATCGCTGCAGCCGGGCTTGATGTGACGACCCCGGAGCCACTGCCCACTGACCATCCGCTACTGGCCCTCAAAAACTGTG TGGTTCTACCCCACATTGGCAGTGCTACCTACTCCACACGTGGCATCATGGCTAAGCTGACTGCTAACAACCTGTTGGCCGGACTGACCGGTGAGGCCATGCCCAGTGAACTAAAGCTGTAG
- the tomm5 gene encoding mitochondrial import receptor subunit TOM5 homolog: MFKIEGLGPKMDPEELRRKMREDVISSVRNFLIYVALLRVTPYVLKKLDSI; encoded by the exons atgtttaaaatcgAGGGTCTGGGGCCGAAGATGGACCCCgaggagctgaggaggaagatgaGGGAGGATGTGATCTCCTCTGTGAGGAACTTTCTGATATACGTGGCGCTGCTGAGAGTCA CGCCCTACGTTTTGAAGAAGCTGGACAGCATATGA
- the si:dkey-109l4.3 gene encoding uncharacterized protein si:dkey-109l4.3, with protein MDVSEVSHLGGLLSRSVQPQEQRWGAPAVFMSSKRKRSDVSSMNGGGEGENRGAAASLPTQTPARKHNGFVMIDGHRGVYYSESWKPNGSTLYLPVRGSVLANMDKYDQISFEQGCFCIGDETGRFQQKAQGQAINCWRYSEQDRKLFVSLSYFFTNCQVFQEVLSSLECL; from the exons atggatgtGAGTGAGGTGAGTCACCTGGGCGGCTTGTTGTCCCGCAGTGTCCAGCCTCAGGAGCAGAGATGGGGAGCTCCTGCAGTGTTTATGTCCAGCAAACGCAAACGCAGTGATGTGAGCAGCATGAACGGAGGTGGAGAAGGAGAGAACAGGGGGGCTGCAGCTTCACTCCCCACCCAAACACCAGCCAGGAAGCACA ATGGTTTTGTCATGATTGACGGTCACAGAGGGGTTTATTACTCTGAGAGCTGGAAGCCGAATGGGAGCACACTGTACCTGCCTGTGAGAGGAAGCGTGCTGGCCAATATGGACAAATACGACCAGATCAGCTTTGAGCAGGGCTGCTTCTGCATTGGCGACGAGACAGGGAGGTTCCAGCAGAAAGCTCAAG GTCAGGCTATCAACTGCTGGAGGTACAGCGAGCAGGACAGGAAACTTTTCGTCTCACTTTCGTACTTCTTCACAAACTGTCAA GTATTCCAGGAGGTGCTGAGTTCTCTTGAATGTCTGTGA